The following coding sequences lie in one Brachionichthys hirsutus isolate HB-005 chromosome 15, CSIRO-AGI_Bhir_v1, whole genome shotgun sequence genomic window:
- the tfr1a gene encoding transferrin receptor 1a isoform X2, with protein sequence MDQARTTISKIFNGEPHSYTRFNLTQNMEGDASQVEMKLSSDVDEVVGGNGVGDRRLSHNSNHNSNRRAYVTQKLGRSPRSLCFMAVGTLLIFIIGFLIGYLVYQKNDVASLCKSTAMPFREPPPHETGAAPLMDWDDVKTLLSQKLSTDKFESVFSEFTNSDHQAGSQGDEYLANKVIKKLAESGMKTWTDQHFVKVQVPPASGSNKIKFKDQSEERPEGFLSYSATGTVSATILYAHYGQEVDFRMLRDKNVDIDGRVVLVRAGRNSFAEKVANAAKMNASAVLIYPDPADYSFADTTQLFGHVHLGSGDPYTPGFPSFNHTQFPPIQSSGLPKILAQTVSARTAAGILRELGGPNEPEGWGGVNRLGGETDVITVEVNNVLTERKIHNVFGVIEGFVDKDRYVVVGAQRDAWGPGFAKSTVGTSVLLELARSISEMKRKDGFKPRRSIVFASWSAGEYGSIGATEWLEGYLSSLSMKAFSYINLDGVVSGVNGFKVSGSPLMYGLIQNALNGVTSSNRPPSLLSQFGNGNWEANILEPLQLDNAAYPFLTFSGIPSVSFRFTAGSSEYPYFGTLQDTREKLNAATSNQVPQLAQAATRFAGHMVLRLVHDRLLWIDVTQYYKAMIGQIVQINGKVKDVKRLRPQLFPKDVKVQWLSSALGSYGRASRALADDIQNSDLEDIEVCRIINDRIMTVERNFLSPYISPRDAPFRHILLGSGPHTLKGLINHLDGLKVGHPETDVDLFRNQFALVTWTIQASANSLAGDVWMMDS encoded by the exons CTCCTACACTCGCTTCAACTTGACCCAGAACATGGAAGGCGACGCCAGCCAGGTGGAGATGAAGCTGTCGTCGGATGTGGATGAGGTCGTCGGGGGAAATGGCGTGGGAGACCGCCGCCTCAGTCACAACTCCAATCACAACTCCAACCGCAGAGCCTACGTGACTCAAAAGCTGGGACGCTCCCCCAGAAGTCTCTGCTTTATGGCGGTGGGcaccctcctcatcttcatcattg GGTTTTTGATTGGGTACCTGGTTTACCAGAAGAACGACGTGGCGTCTTTATGTAAATCCACGGCGATGCCGTTTCGCGAACCTCCTCCCCACGAAACGGGCGCCGCCCCCCTCATGGACTGGGACGATGTGAAAACGCTCCTCTCTCAGAAACTCAGCACAGACAAATTTGAAAGCGTCTTCAG TGAATTTACTAATAGTGACCACCAAGCCGGCTCTCAGGGCGACGAATACTTGGCTAACAAGGTGATCAAGAAATTAGCCGAGTCCGGCATGAAGACCTGGACCGATCAACATTTCGTTAAGGTTCAAGTCCCACCGGCGTCCGGATCCAACAAAATTAAGTTCAAGGACCAGAGCGAGGAGCGTCCGGAGGGATTTCTGTCCTACAGCGCGACTGGGACAGTATCG GCCACCATCTTGTACGCACATTACGGCCAGGAGGTGGACTTCAGGATGCTGCGGGACAAGAACGTCGACATTGACGGGCGGGTCGTTCTGGTTCGAGCTGGCAGGAACAGCTTCGCTGAGAAG GTAGCTAACGCGGCTAAAATGAACGCCTCTGCTGTGCTGATCTACCCGGACCCCGCCGATTACTCTTTTGCAGACACCACTCAGCTCTTTGGACAC GTCCACCTGGGTTCAGGGGATCCCTACACCCCCGGCTTCCCGTCCTTCAACCACACCCAGTTTCCACCCATCCAGTCTTCAGGCCTGCCAAAAATCTTGGCTCAAACCGTCTCTGCGCGCACGGCTGCAGGCATCCTGAG GGAGCTGGGGGGTCCGAATGAGCCGGAAGGATGGGGAGGCGTCAACCGACTGGGAGGAGAGACGGATGTCATTACCGTGGAAGTGAACAATGTCCTCACCGAGAGGAAGATCCACAACGTCTTCGGGGTCATAGAGGGCTTCGTGGATAAAG ATCGATACGTGGTCGTCGGCGCCCAGAGGGACGCTTGGGGTCCTGGTTTCGCCAAGTCGACTGTGGGCACCAGCGTCCTGTTGGAGTTGGCGCGCTCCATCTctgagatgaagaggaagg ACGGATTCAAGCCAAGGAGGAGCATTGTGTTTGCCAGTTGGAGCGCTGGAGAATATGGGAGCATTGGCGCCACCGAGTGGTTGGAG GGTTATCTCTCGTCTCTGAGCATGAAAGCCTTCTCCTACATCAACCTGGACGGGGTTGTGTCGG GTGTGAACGGCTTCAAAGTGTCGGGCAGTCCTTTGATGTACGGCCTGATCCAGAACGCGCTGAACGGG GTGACCTCTTCAAACCGGCCGCCGTCTCTGTTATCCCAGTTCGGAAATGGCAACTGGGAAGCAAATAT TTTGGAGCCTCTCCAGTTGGACAACGCCGCGTATCCCTTCCTTACCTTTTCCGGAATTCCGTCCGTCTCGTTCAGATTCACTGCTGGTAGTTCC gagtACCCGTACTTCGGCACGCTGCAGGACACCCGGGAGAAACTCAACGCCGCCACGTCCAACCAGGTCCCTCAGCTGGCTCAGGCGGCGACCCGCTTCGCAGGTCACATGGTCCTGAGGCTGGTCCACGACCGCCTGCTGTGGATCGACGTCACGCAGTACTACAAGGCGATGATCGGCCAAATCGTTCAGATCAATGGGAAAGTGAAGGATGTCAAGAGG CTGCGGCCCCAGCTGTTCCCCAAGGACGTGAAGGTTCAGTGGCTGTCCTCCGCTTTGGGCTCGTACGGCCGCGCCTCTCGCGCTCTGGCGGATGACATCCAGAACAGCGACCTGGAGGACATCGAGGTGTGTCGCATCATCAACGACCGCATCATGACG GTGGAGAGGAACTTCCTGTCGCCCTACATCTCGCCCAGAGACGCCCCTTTCCGCCACATCCTGCTGGGCTCGGGCCCCCACACCCTCAAGGGTCTGATCAACCACCTGGATGGCCTCAAGGTCGGCCACCCCGAGACCGACGTCGACCTGTTCCGCAACCAGTTCGCCCTGGTGACCTGGACCATCCAGGCGTCCGCCAACTCGCTAGCGGGGGACGTCTGGATGATGGATTCCTAA
- the tfr1a gene encoding transferrin receptor 1a isoform X1 has product MDQARTTISKIFNGEPHSYTRFNLTQNMEGDASQVEMKLSSDVDEVVGGNGVGDRRLSHNSNHNSNRRAYVTQKLGRSPRSLCFMAVGTLLIFIIGFLIGYLVYQKNDVASLCKSTAMPFREPPPHETGAAPLMDWDDVKTLLSQKLSTDKFESVFSEFTNSDHQAGSQGDEYLANKVIKKLAESGMKTWTDQHFVKVQVPPASGSNKIKFKDQSEERPEGFLSYSATGTVSATILYAHYGQEVDFRMLRDKNVDIDGRVVLVRAGRNSFAEKVANAAKMNASAVLIYPDPADYSFADTTQLFGHVHLGSGDPYTPGFPSFNHTQFPPIQSSGLPKILAQTVSARTAAGILRELGGPNEPEGWGGVNRLGGETDVITVEVNNVLTERKIHNVFGVIEGFVDKGVAFILPWRRPGTCRRYDRLYVSDRYVVVGAQRDAWGPGFAKSTVGTSVLLELARSISEMKRKDGFKPRRSIVFASWSAGEYGSIGATEWLEGYLSSLSMKAFSYINLDGVVSGVNGFKVSGSPLMYGLIQNALNGVTSSNRPPSLLSQFGNGNWEANILEPLQLDNAAYPFLTFSGIPSVSFRFTAGSSEYPYFGTLQDTREKLNAATSNQVPQLAQAATRFAGHMVLRLVHDRLLWIDVTQYYKAMIGQIVQINGKVKDVKRLRPQLFPKDVKVQWLSSALGSYGRASRALADDIQNSDLEDIEVCRIINDRIMTVERNFLSPYISPRDAPFRHILLGSGPHTLKGLINHLDGLKVGHPETDVDLFRNQFALVTWTIQASANSLAGDVWMMDS; this is encoded by the exons CTCCTACACTCGCTTCAACTTGACCCAGAACATGGAAGGCGACGCCAGCCAGGTGGAGATGAAGCTGTCGTCGGATGTGGATGAGGTCGTCGGGGGAAATGGCGTGGGAGACCGCCGCCTCAGTCACAACTCCAATCACAACTCCAACCGCAGAGCCTACGTGACTCAAAAGCTGGGACGCTCCCCCAGAAGTCTCTGCTTTATGGCGGTGGGcaccctcctcatcttcatcattg GGTTTTTGATTGGGTACCTGGTTTACCAGAAGAACGACGTGGCGTCTTTATGTAAATCCACGGCGATGCCGTTTCGCGAACCTCCTCCCCACGAAACGGGCGCCGCCCCCCTCATGGACTGGGACGATGTGAAAACGCTCCTCTCTCAGAAACTCAGCACAGACAAATTTGAAAGCGTCTTCAG TGAATTTACTAATAGTGACCACCAAGCCGGCTCTCAGGGCGACGAATACTTGGCTAACAAGGTGATCAAGAAATTAGCCGAGTCCGGCATGAAGACCTGGACCGATCAACATTTCGTTAAGGTTCAAGTCCCACCGGCGTCCGGATCCAACAAAATTAAGTTCAAGGACCAGAGCGAGGAGCGTCCGGAGGGATTTCTGTCCTACAGCGCGACTGGGACAGTATCG GCCACCATCTTGTACGCACATTACGGCCAGGAGGTGGACTTCAGGATGCTGCGGGACAAGAACGTCGACATTGACGGGCGGGTCGTTCTGGTTCGAGCTGGCAGGAACAGCTTCGCTGAGAAG GTAGCTAACGCGGCTAAAATGAACGCCTCTGCTGTGCTGATCTACCCGGACCCCGCCGATTACTCTTTTGCAGACACCACTCAGCTCTTTGGACAC GTCCACCTGGGTTCAGGGGATCCCTACACCCCCGGCTTCCCGTCCTTCAACCACACCCAGTTTCCACCCATCCAGTCTTCAGGCCTGCCAAAAATCTTGGCTCAAACCGTCTCTGCGCGCACGGCTGCAGGCATCCTGAG GGAGCTGGGGGGTCCGAATGAGCCGGAAGGATGGGGAGGCGTCAACCGACTGGGAGGAGAGACGGATGTCATTACCGTGGAAGTGAACAATGTCCTCACCGAGAGGAAGATCCACAACGTCTTCGGGGTCATAGAGGGCTTCGTGGATAAAGGTGTGGCTTTTATTTTGCCGTGGAGGCGACCAGGAACTTGTCGCAGGTACGACCGTCTTTATGTTTCAGATCGATACGTGGTCGTCGGCGCCCAGAGGGACGCTTGGGGTCCTGGTTTCGCCAAGTCGACTGTGGGCACCAGCGTCCTGTTGGAGTTGGCGCGCTCCATCTctgagatgaagaggaagg ACGGATTCAAGCCAAGGAGGAGCATTGTGTTTGCCAGTTGGAGCGCTGGAGAATATGGGAGCATTGGCGCCACCGAGTGGTTGGAG GGTTATCTCTCGTCTCTGAGCATGAAAGCCTTCTCCTACATCAACCTGGACGGGGTTGTGTCGG GTGTGAACGGCTTCAAAGTGTCGGGCAGTCCTTTGATGTACGGCCTGATCCAGAACGCGCTGAACGGG GTGACCTCTTCAAACCGGCCGCCGTCTCTGTTATCCCAGTTCGGAAATGGCAACTGGGAAGCAAATAT TTTGGAGCCTCTCCAGTTGGACAACGCCGCGTATCCCTTCCTTACCTTTTCCGGAATTCCGTCCGTCTCGTTCAGATTCACTGCTGGTAGTTCC gagtACCCGTACTTCGGCACGCTGCAGGACACCCGGGAGAAACTCAACGCCGCCACGTCCAACCAGGTCCCTCAGCTGGCTCAGGCGGCGACCCGCTTCGCAGGTCACATGGTCCTGAGGCTGGTCCACGACCGCCTGCTGTGGATCGACGTCACGCAGTACTACAAGGCGATGATCGGCCAAATCGTTCAGATCAATGGGAAAGTGAAGGATGTCAAGAGG CTGCGGCCCCAGCTGTTCCCCAAGGACGTGAAGGTTCAGTGGCTGTCCTCCGCTTTGGGCTCGTACGGCCGCGCCTCTCGCGCTCTGGCGGATGACATCCAGAACAGCGACCTGGAGGACATCGAGGTGTGTCGCATCATCAACGACCGCATCATGACG GTGGAGAGGAACTTCCTGTCGCCCTACATCTCGCCCAGAGACGCCCCTTTCCGCCACATCCTGCTGGGCTCGGGCCCCCACACCCTCAAGGGTCTGATCAACCACCTGGATGGCCTCAAGGTCGGCCACCCCGAGACCGACGTCGACCTGTTCCGCAACCAGTTCGCCCTGGTGACCTGGACCATCCAGGCGTCCGCCAACTCGCTAGCGGGGGACGTCTGGATGATGGATTCCTAA